A window of the Arachis duranensis cultivar V14167 chromosome 5, aradu.V14167.gnm2.J7QH, whole genome shotgun sequence genome harbors these coding sequences:
- the LOC107489418 gene encoding mitochondrial import inner membrane translocase subunit TIM14-1 (The sequence of the model RefSeq protein was modified relative to this genomic sequence to represent the inferred CDS: added 22 bases not found in genome assembly), whose translation MATPFFAGLAVAAAAYAGRYGIQAWQAFKARPPRMRKFYEGGFQVTMTRREAALILGVREHTPTDKVKEAHRRVMIANHPDAGGSHYLASKINEAKDVLLGKTKGGESAF comes from the exons GGCTTGCTGTAGCTGCTGCTGCCTATGCTGGTAGATATGGCATTCAGGCTTGGCAAGCATTCAAGGCAAGACCACCTAGGATGCGTAAATTTTATGAAGGTGGTTTCCAGGTTACCATGACTAGGAGGGAAGCGGCTCTCATACTCGGTGTTAG AGAACACACTCCGACGGATAAGGTTAAAGAAGCGCATAGGAGGGTGATGATCGCGAATCATCCTGATGCAGGTGGCAGCCATTACCTGGCATCCAAAATCAATGAGGCAAAGGATGTGTTGCTTGGAAAGACAAAGGGTGGTGAATCagcattttga